From one Brachypodium distachyon strain Bd21 chromosome 4, Brachypodium_distachyon_v3.0, whole genome shotgun sequence genomic stretch:
- the LOC104584972 gene encoding CASP-like protein 4D1, which translates to MASSSKIAFPSVVLALRLLVLAVLAGSIVLIVTKKVNVTFPSGDTFSFSFEDVYSYKYLLGIAVVGCAYTLLQIPLAGVTIAKRSKVIGGTTNVALFLICADVVFVLAFATAAGAGFGLSYDVKRSMDEDYNGLNARDRAENSEYHSKMDSFLVRGYAAAALVIVAAKSVAAVVLISVYALVK; encoded by the exons ATGGCGTCCTCCTCCAAGATCGCATTCCCGTCCGTCGTCCTGGCGCTTCGGCTCCTGGTCCTCGCCGTCCTGGCCGGATCCATCGTCCTCATCGTCACTAAGAAGGTCAACGTCACCTTCCCGTCCGGCGATACCTTCAGTTTCAGCTTCGAGGACGTCTACTCGTACAA GTATCTTCTGGGCATCGCCGTGGTTGGATGCGCCTACACTTTGCTGCAGATACCGCTCGCGGGAGTCACAATCGCCAAGAGGAGCAAAGTGATCGGAGGCACCACGAACGTGGCATTGTTCCTCATATGCGCCGATGTG GTTTTCGTTCTAGCGTTCGCGACGGCCGCGGGCGCTGGCTTCGGCTTGAGCTACGACGTGAAGCGCTCCATGGACGAAGACTACAACGGGCTGAACGCGAGGGACCGCGCGGAAAACTCCGAGTACCACAGCAAAATGGACAGCTTCTTGGTGCGCGGCTACGCCGCAGCCGCGCTCGTGATTGTCGCCGCCAAATCCGTGGCCGCCGTGGTACTTATCTCCGTCTACGCGCTCGTCAAGTGA
- the LOC112268825 gene encoding CASP-like protein 4D1, whose amino-acid sequence MASSKITFPSVVLALRLLALALLAGSIALIVTNKVSVDLVDVEIFSLSFKDIYAYRYVLGIAVVGCAYTLLQIPLAGVAIAKRSKVIGGTANVALFLICADVVISVALATGAGACFGLSYDAKRFFDGQYDEQLDGATKARADYSKLLRDVDRFFVHGYAAAVLVLLAAKSVAAVVLITVYALIK is encoded by the exons ATGGCGTCCTCCAAGATCACGTTCCCGTCCGTTGTCCTGGCGCTTCGGCTGCTGGCCCTCGCCCTCCTGGCCGGATCCATCGCCCTCATCGTCACCAACAAGGTCAGCGTCGACCTTGTGGATGTCGAGATTTTCAGCCTCAGCTTCAAGGACATCTACGCGTACAG GTATGTCCTGGGCATCGCCGTGGTCGGATGCGCCTACACCTTGCTGCAGATACCGCTCGCGGGAGTCGCAATTGCCAAGAGGAGTAAAGTGATCGGAGGCACCGCCAACGTGGCACTGTTCCTCATCTGCGCCGATGTG GTTATCTCCGTGGCGTTGGCGACGGGCGCGGGCGCCTGCTTCGGCTTGAGCTACGACGCGAAGCGCTTCTTCGACGGGCAGTACGACGAGCAGCTGGACGGCGCCACCAAGGCCCGCGCGGACTACTCCAAGCTCCTCCGCGACGTGGACAGGTTCTTCGTGCACGGCTACGCCGCCGCAGTGCTCGTGCTGCTCGCCGCCAAATCCGTGGCCGCCGTAGTACTTATCACCGTCTACGCGCTGATCAAGTGA
- the LOC112268850 gene encoding CASP-like protein 4D1, which translates to MSANKASSSHGAVLLPMATLLLRGLVGLLCTASRRFVSVALAGLPEFVETCRPTFSSLEQHERTGEHVSWVAGVGCAYSLLAMAFVTFNVVQRKKMIGGSLRGTVFLISADVACSALVIARAAAALGFTVENEMRVEVFDLTNMGFYELVQISCLLLLMATVCMVVIIMLTVSLAK; encoded by the exons ATGTCAGCCAACAAGGCCTCCTCGTCGCAcggcgccgtcctcctccccatggcaaccctcctcctccggggCCTCGTGGGCCTCCTCTGCACAGCTTCCCGCCGCTTCGTGTCAGTGGCGCTCGCAGGCCTCCCGGAATTCGTGGAAACATGCCGGCCGACCTTCAGTTCTCTGGAACAGCATGAGCGCACGGGCGAGCACGTCTCGTGGGTGGCCGGCGTTGGATGCGCGTACAGCCTGCTGGCCATGGCGTTCGTGACGTTCAACGTCGtccagaggaagaagatgatcggAGGCAGCCTGCGGGGCACAGTCTTCCTCATTTCTGCTGACGTC GCATGTTCTGCGCTGGTCATCGCGAGAGCAGCGGCAGCCCTGGGCTTCACGGTGGAAAACGAGATGAGGGTCGAAGTGTTCGATTTAACCAATATGGGATTCTACGAGTTGGTCCAAATCTCGTGCTTGTTACTCTTGATGGCCACCGTTTGCATGGTGGTCATCATCATGCTCACGGTCTCGCTCGCCAAGTAA